The Phalacrocorax carbo chromosome 30, bPhaCar2.1, whole genome shotgun sequence region CGTACCTGTGTGGGCTGGACCCTGCTCAGAGCCGCGGCGCCTGCAGGCGGGTGGGGTGGATGGACCCCCCCTTCCCTAGGCGTGGGGGAGCCCCAGGGGTGAGGGACCCCGCCTGGGGGACCTGCGGAGCCTGGCGTGGGGGAAAGCATCAAGTGTCAGAGGGAGCAGTGGGGTgtgagggcgggggggggtccaAGGGGGCCCTGGGGAactggggggcgcgggggggggcgtgTGTCCAAGGGGAGCCGGGGGGTTCCAAGGGTCCAAGCCCTCGCCTCTGTGAGGAGCCCGACTCCTCGACGTCCCATTGGAGGAGAGAGCTGCCCGTCTCTCGCTCTCCGCCGACCACGGctcggcgggggcgggggcttCGGGAGCTGCCACACGTCATTGGCTACTGGGCGTTCTCTGGCCGCGGGAGGGGCCGTTGCCAACGCCCGCCGCGGGAGGAGGGACGCACGGTATCAATCATGGGCACTCCTCCTTATCATTGGTGCCAGTCCGTTATGTGACCGCCCCGGCCTTCCGTTACGCCCCGCCTCCCCGCGCAGCAGCAAATTGGAGGGGCGTGGCCGAGGCAGTTTCCCACGCCCCTCGCCGTCCAATGGCTTGCCcagagggaggggtggggagccCCCCCACGGGGTCATGTGAAGGGGCGGTCACATGACCGCGCCCGCGAGCGGCATGGCGGTGCCCGGGGCGGTGGCGCTGCTGTTGCCGCTCctcggggcggcggcggcggccgcgggatGCGGGTACCAGGTGGGCCCGGGGAGAGGCTGGGCGGACATCGGGAAACGGGAACcgcagggactgggagggaccAGGGGAACTGGGGAacactgggatggactgggggAACCGGGAGAGGCTGGGAGCACTGAGGTAGCGGTGACTGGGAGAGACGTGGGGGGGAGGaactggggcagggagagactAGGCTGAGGGAGCTGCGATGCTGGGAGAGACTGAAGGGAACTGGGGAAACGGGGATGGCACAGGAGGGCTGGCGCTGGGGGAACTGGGAAAGATCAGATGGGGGGAGCAGTGGGGGACTGGGAGAGGGAAACTGGGACAGTTTGGACCTGGTCAATGGGAAGGGATTGGGACCACTGGGATGGGGACCctaggggaggaagaggagcattCGGGGTACTGGGGGACTGCGGGACAGTGACAGTCACGTGCCCCAGCCGGCTGTCACTGCGGGGGGGGAGGACCCAGGTGTCTTGGCCTGCCCTTCCCCCCAGGCGTCCTGGCCACTGGTTTTTTGCAGCCGTTTGCATCTTTTTCTGCAACCCAGTGGCTTCCTCCGGAAACagtcgggggcgggggggcaaaGGGGTGACGCAGGGTGTGGGCACAGCCCTGTATGAGCTCCCAGAGATTCTGCTTGTGCCCACAGTCGTGTCCGCCCACACGCCCCGGCCTCCTGAACGTGCACCTGGTGCCCCACACGCACGATGACGTGGGCTGGCTCAAGACGGTGGAGCAGTACTTCTACGGAGGTGGGTGCCCCTGCCACCACAGCGGGGGGAGGGCAGTGCCTAGGGAGGGGTGGTGGCATCCGTAAGGCCACCCCAGTGcctgcagggatggaggtgacaCCTCCAAGGCCGCTGTGGGGGTGGAGGTGACGCTCGGCAAGGCCGGTGTGGGGGCGAAGGGACACCAGGTGCCAGAGATGGAGCCTGTGGCCtcgtggggggagggggcaggtaGGGGGCAGAGCGACAAaccctgccctggggatggggacaggtcCCTGCTTTCTGCCCGTTGTCCCTGGCGTGGTCTTGTGACCCTGCTTTGCCTCTTGATTTTGTTTCCTGGGACAGTGCTGGGATCCCTGGACCTTTCTGTGTTCCCCCCATGACCTCTGGATGTTTCTGTGCCCCCCCCATGACCCTGTgttctcccccccaccccctggaTGTCCCTGTGACCTTGTCCCCTGCCCCATGCTGTGACCCCGACAACCCCTGGATTGTCACCTGTGTACCCGTGGATGTTGCCATGAccctgtgcccccctcccctgtcACGGTGCTGCCGGTGACCCCCTTCTCGGTTAACTCCGTCAGTGCGTAACGAGGTGCAGCACGCCGGGGTGCAGTACATCCTGGACTCGGTGGTGGCCCAGCTGGTGGCCAACCCCTCCCGCCGCTTCATCTACGCCGAGGTGGCCTTCCTGGCCCGCTGGTGGAGGCAGCAGGACGAGGCCACACGCCGCACCGTGCGCCAGCTCGTTGAGCAGGGTATGGGGGGCACAGTGGGGGCgtctgctgctgggagggaCGTCGGGGGTGTCCCTCAGGGTCATGGGGAGcgcacagggacatgggggcagGCATTGGGGTGTCCACGGGGGCACGCAGGGACATGACAGGGGGTCTGGGGTGTTTCTTGGTGgacggggatgtgggggaacAGTGACTCGGGTGTTCCTTGGAGGACATGGCCACGGGGGGGATTGGGGTTCccctggggggacagggacttatggggggtactggggggtcACTGCAGGGACTTAGGGGAGGTACTGGTGTGCTCTTGGAGAGATATGGGTACAGGGGCTGTGTAGGGACACGGAGGGGGACTGAGGCGTCTCTGGGAGGTTACAGGGGGTGCACAGGGACATGTTGGGCActggggtgtccctggggtgaGATGGGCATGGGGGGTGCATGGGTATATGCCTCTGATGGGGGCACAGAGGCCAGGGGGAGGCTGAGGAGTCTGGAGTGCccctgagggacctggggtgcTGCCTGCGTGGGGTGACATGCATCCCCAAGCCCCTCTCACTGTCCCCACAGGGCGCTTGGAGTTTgtgggggggggctggtgcATGAGCGATGAGGCGGCTGCCCACTATGACCCTGCCATCGAGCAGCTGGCGCTGGGCCGCCGCTTCCTGCGCCGGGAGTTCGGGGCCTGCGGCACCCCCCGCGTCGCCTGGCAGATCGACCCCTTCGGGCACTCCCGCCAGCTGGCCTCTGTCTTCGCCCAGGTAGGAGCCCCCCTGTTCTGTGCCCCCACCAGCCCTGTGGGAGAGCCTGGCtgaccccctcctccccacagaTGGGCTACGATGGGCTGTTTGTGGGGCGCGTGGACTACCAGGACAAGGCGATGCGGGAGGAGCTGCGGGAGATGGAGATGCTCTGGCGGGCAAGCGGGAGCCTGCCACCCCCTGCCGCCGACCTCTTCACTGGTGGGACAGGGTGTGGGGCCCCttctggggctgggggtccctcaGGTCTCCCCTGAGCCCTTCCTGGGGGCCAGCCCTGTCCTGGGGTACCCCGCTGGGTGTTGCTGATCCCTCGAGCCCTCTTCTGTCCCGTTCCCCTCTGCTCCTGAGAGTGACCTGTTCCTGCTGTCCCTCTGTCCTTCCCCAGGTCTGCTGTCCCCTCCTGGGGCTGTCACCATCCTCTGGGTCCTCTCTGGGATTTTTCCTTGTCCCCAGGGCTAACCCCATTCTCCATCCAGCTCATCCCAGCCTTGCCCCTAGCCCGGCTCTCCTGcccatgtccccatccccgggtctggccccagcccagctgccacaTCCCCAGGCTGACTGtgggggtgaatgtccccaggcATCCTCCCCAACGTCTACAACCCGCCATCGGGGTTCTGCTGGGACCAGCTCTGCTCCGATCCCCCTGTGGTGGACGAGGACAGCGAGGAGAACAACGTGGACAGCATTGTCTCCACCTTCCTGCAGATTGCCACCAGCCAGGTGGGGTGCTCCCAGGGGTGGGCGGGGGGTCCTGGACACCAGGGTTCCCCCCAGGACAGGGGGTGCTGACCTGTCCCGCCACCCCCGCAGGCCGAGCGCTACCGCACCAACCACATCATCATGACGATGGGCTCCGACTTCCACTACGAAAACGCCAACCTGTGGTTCAAGAACATGGACAAGCTCATCGCCCACGTCAATGCCCGGGTGAGCGGGGTCCCCCATGTGCCCCACGGTGTGTCCCTGCTATTTACTGCCCCGCGCCCAGCCCCCTCTCATCCCCTCCCTGGCTTTTCCAGCAAGCTAACGGCAGCCGTGTCCATGTCCTCTACTCCACCCCATCCTGCTACCTCTGGGAGCTGCACCAGGCCAACCTCTCCTGGTGAGGCTGGAGGGGCGAGGGGGAACCTAGATATCTGGACAGGATGGACAGATGGACGGATGCAGCCTGGCTTTCCCACAGGTCCCTGAAGACAGATGACTTCTTTCCCTACGCAGATGGCCCCCACCAGTTCTGGACAGGTTATTTCACCAGCCGACCGGCCTTCAAACGCTATGAACGCCTCAGCAACAACTTTCTGCAGGTGGGATGGGGGCCCGGATGCTGGGGTCCCCGCTCCCAGGCGGCCGGGTGCCCCTCCCTCACCCTCCCTTCCGTCCCGGCAGATCTGCAGCCAGCTGGAGGCTTTGGCAGGGCCGGCGGCACAGGAGGGTCCCTATGGGCCTGGGGACAGCTCTGTGCTTCGTAAGTGCCACCATGGGGACCCCGGGAACCCCCCCGGATGCCCCTGATGCCCCCTCAACCCCTGGCAGGCGAAGCCGTGGCCGTGGCTCAGCATCATGACGCTGTGACTGGCACTGAGAAGCAGCACGTGGCCGACGACTATGCCAGGCAGCTGGCGGCGGGGTGGGAGAGCTGCCAGGTAGGGCCTGGCTGCCCATTTTGGGGCGATGGATGGGGTTTTAGGGGTGCGGGGCCAGggccagcagctggggatgAACCAGCATCACGTCTATAGGGTCAACTGGTGTCTGCGGGGGTGAACTGGTGTCTCTGGAAGACAGGAGTCGGTGGCCGTTTTGGGGACGAGCCCCTGACCCTGACCAGCATTTTGGGGGCAAGCTGGGGTCTGCGTGGCCAGAGGACGGGAGCTGGTGGCCACGGCCTGGGGGAGACGAGCCAGTGAGCACCCCTTGTTACCGGCCACACCGTATAACCATCCCCCGCTCCCGGCAGCTCCTGGTTGCCAACGCCCTGGCCAGCCTCAGCGGCAGCAAGGAAAACTTCATCTTCTGCAATGCCCTCAACATCAGCGTCTGTCCCCTGACGGAGACGGCTGGCCGCGTGAGCACATtggtggggggctgcggggttccaggggggctgtggggtcccagCAGGGCTAATACACtgtgtccctctgtcccccagTTCACCGTTGTCCTGTATAACCCCCTGGGCCGCCGTGTGACCTGGCCCATCCGCCTGCCAGTCAATGGGGTGTCCTACGCAGTGACGGACCCCCAGGGCCAGCCTGTACCCAGCGAGGTGAGCCCAGGCCAGCTGCTGTGTCCCCCCCTACCCACCCGTGGTCCCCCCTGACCCTCCCTGCCTGTTCCCAGGTCATCCCCATCTCCAACTTCACCCGCCGCCTGCATCGTGACGGCAGCAGCGCCTCGTGGGAGCTCCTGTTCCAGGCCTCTGCACCTCCCCTGGGCTTCAGCACCTTCATGGTCTCCCGACTGAGCCATGGGGACCCCCGTGCACCCCCTGCCTGGACCCAGGTGTTGTCACAGCCTCGGGAGATCCAGAATGAGGTACGGTCCCACCTGGGGGGACGCGTTCCCTCCACAAGTGCTGGGCACTGGCTGGATGCAGTTTGGCATCTTTCCCCAGAGGGTcctgggggctggagccagTCCCTGGGGGGAAGACCCTGGTGGATTTGCTCCTCTATTGGCCCGGTTAAACCAGTCCTGGGGTgacaggagctgggggtgcaggagggggctgagcggggatgggTCAGATGCTCGACCCACCCCTGTCTGTCTCTGCAGCATGTGCGGGTGCTCTTTGACCCCCTCACTGGGCACCTGAAGGAGATCCAGAACCTGGACAAAAGCATCTCACTGCCCGTCTTCCAGAGCTTCTACTGGTGAGTGCTGGTGGGTCCTGGACAGCCAGGTCCCTCATGTGGGACcttcctccaccacctcctcttCCCGCCCCAGGTACAATGCCAGCGTCGGCAACGACGAGAGCTCCCAGGCCTCGGGCGCCTATATCTTCCGCCCCAACAGCTCCAAGCCCATCCCTGTCTCCAGCTCCAAGCGGGTCTCTCTGCACCTGGTGAAGGTGGGTGGTGGGGacagcacccccagggctgtccccgGGGccaggggtgtccccagggtgctgaGCCCCCCCGGCGTGTCCCTTGCAGAATGCACTGGTGCAGGAGGTCCACCAGAACTTCTCCTCGTGGTGCTCCCAGGTGGTGCGGCTCCATGCGGGGCAGCCCTACGTGGAGCTGGAGTGGACCGTGGGGCCCATCCCTGTGGCGTGAGTTAGGGACGGGgagcccctgggggggggggaggagcaCCCTCAGAGCCCCCCCTCACCCCTTGCCTCTCCCAGGGATGGCTGGGGCAAGGAGATCATCAGCCGCTTCGAGACTACGCTGCAGACGGACGCTCGCTTCTACACCGACTCCAACGGGCGGCAGATCCTGGAGCGCAGGTCGGGGCCCGCCTGGGCACTCGCTGTGGCCCCCTGAGACCCctgtgtccccgtccccccccgtAACCAGGCTGTGCCTCATCCCCAGGCGTGACTATCGTCCCACATGGAACCTGAGCCAGACGGAGCCCGTGGCAGGGAATTACTACCCTGTTAACAGCCGCATCTTCATCAAGGTAGCAGCTTTGGGGTAGTAGCAGGGAAACAGAGTCCTAAGCCCAGGGCAGAGCTCATCACACATGTGGccctttcctccctgcccccaggaCAAGAAGTTCCAGCTGACGGTGTTGACAGACCGCTCGCAGGGTGGCAGCAGCATCTTCGATGGCTCCCTGGAGCTCATGGTGAGGGGACACAATGCAGGCggtcctggggctggggggcacgcTGGGATGTAACCACCGTCCCCTCCAGGTCCATCGGCGGCTCCTGTACGACGACAACCGGGGCGTGGGGGAGCCACTGGCTGAGCTGGGAGCCAACAAGCAGGGGCTGGTGGTCCGCGGCCGCCACCTCGTCCTCCTCGACACGGTGGAGTCGGCAGCTGACCAGCACCGGCTCCTGGCGCAGGAGATGTTCATGGCGCCGTACGCGGTGCTGGCGCCTGGCGGGGGCTCCTCCTACCGCCGCGGTCAGCCCCGCCTGCGGCAggtgaggtggggagggggctgcctggagaggggagggggctgccgcGGCGTCCTCCCTCACCCTCTCCCCGCAGTTCTCGGCGCTGCGGCGGGAGCTGCCCCCCAACGTCCACCTCCTGACGCTGACACCCTGGGACCCCGGCACCCTCCTGCTGCGGCTGGAGCACCAGTTTGAGAGGGGCGAGAGCGCCAATGGCTCCCAGCCAGTCGCCATCGACCTCATGGTGAGCCAGGGGGCTGAGCCCAGCCGGGGGCTGACCCCACGGCCAGGCTCCCCCCGCGGCTCGGCACGAGGGGCTCCCTGCTCCCAGAGGCAATCCCGCCCACAGGGACAGACGCGGGGTGGTCGCTGACGGGTTTTCCCACTCTCCTAGAACCTCTTCTCGGCTTTCACCATCATCTCGGTGCAGGAGATGAGCCTGGGAGCCGACCTGCCACTCGATGCCATCTCCCGCCTGGTCTGGACCCCCGCCAGAGGTACTGGGGGGAGTCCAGGGGggccctggggatgctgctggcctcctcccctcacccctttcctcttctcccaggtccGGCCCAGCCCCGGTCAGTCCCCAAACTGGACCCGAGCAGGGTCACGCTGCAGCCTATGGAGATCAGGACCTTCCTGGCCACAGTGCAGTACAAGGTGCCTGGAGCGGGCCCGTGGGGGGCCTGAGCTGCCCCAGCTCGACCGTGGGGgctctgcccccctccccaccctttaTGCATTACTTGCAAATGCAAAAGTGCATTAAAAACCACAAGACTTTTCTCAGACACCATTTAATCGGCGTGAGAGGCAACGTCAGGGtgagggggcagctgggggctcCCCCTCATGCGAGTAACAGCACTGGGTGCCCAAGGAGCAGTTTCCCtgtgggagaggaagaagagggtgagggggctgtgccctgccccgccccagGGCTGGCCCCCTCTTGTTCCCAACCCCGACTCACCTCCTTGAAGCGTTTGCAGGGGAAGTGTTTCAGGCTGGCGCCGTCATCTGTCCGCTCCGTCCGTTTGTTCTGGTGTCGTTTCCGCTTCtcctggagggagggagagatgcCACCCctgggcggggcgggcggtgtGTGAAGGGGGCAGAGAGCTTGTCTATAAGTgacccttcccttcccctgcttttttgggggggttctTGTCCGCTGTCCTGGTAGAACATGGTGGGGGGGCCTCTCTGAGAAGGTTCGAGGGTTGCTCCTGAAAGCCCAACCCCAAAAGCAGACACCCGAGAATCTCCCCATACCCTTACCCAGCCTTGGCCCTGGCTTTGGGACCCCAGAAGGCTTCAGGGTTTTCCGGGAACCGCTTCAATCCCCGTTTTCTGGAGCTGGGGTTGGCGTCATCACGGAGGGTGAAGGAGGCCTGGAGCCTGGAGGAGGGGGTGAAGAAGGGGGGCATCAGGATTTTTCTGAGGGGGATCAGCACGTACGAgtgtgtccccatccctgggctAGTTGtgggggggctgctggagggTCATACGTGGGCTCCACGGAGAGAATGCGGGAAGCCGGGCTGGTCTCTGCGAGCCGCTCGCGCTTCACAGGGTGGATCTTGGCCTGGGGGAgacgggggtgggggtggggtgttcaGCTTAACCCCAGGGTGGGGGTGTCGGGGAGGGTGTCCCTGAGCCCCCTCCTCACCCAGCAGCGCATGATGTCCCAGAGCACGGTGGGCGGCGCGTCCGTCTTCACGGCGTTCTTGCAGGCGTGAGAGAGCGAGACGCGGTAGCCAGCGTGCAGGAGGGCGGACCTGGGGCGCAGTGGGTCAGGCTCGGGGGGGACAGGGGCCTTGAGGTACCCCTGAGGCtgtgggggatttggggtgccCCTACCTgaactgcagcagggagggggtgTTGCAGTGGATGGTGCTGCTGAGGCCGTCGAGGGTGTAGTAGAGGGGGACATCACCGAGCTCCTGCCCTCGGCACACAGGGCGCAGCGGAGTCACTGCCAGCCCcagaatttggggggggggggctgaggaTGCCAGaactgtccccagggccggtcccctccctctcccggtaCCTCAGTGATGACGCTGAGCATCCCCTGCATCCGCTGCTCCGTCTGGAAGCGCccggggctgctctccagcgcCGCCAGCACCCGTTCCACAAAGGCCGAGTCGTGCAGGGGCTCAGCCCACATGGGGCCACCCAGCTGAGGGGGGACGTGAGGCGGGGGGTTAGtgctgggggggtgtggggcacCGAGGAGATGGGGGCCGGGGGCGTGCACCCACCTGGTGCCGCTGCTGGCAGAACTCGCAGGTGGGACCCACGGGCGGCCCTGTGGCTGCACCGTACTTGAAACTGGCAGGGGAAAGGTGAGGTGTGAGCAGCCCCCCGCCATCACAGGGTCCCCGCCCCACCATCATGGAGCGCCAcccgctcccagccctgctgtacCCGGTGCCGTGGCTCGTGATTTTGCCCATGCGCTGGAGATGGTGGGTGCCGCAGCCCACGCAGTGGTACACCAGGGCCTGCTTGCTGCCGGGACacggtggcggggcggggggtcagGAACGGGGGAGGACGCAGATCCCACCGCCACGACCCCCTGCGTGGCATTCCCCCCTCACCTGGCTGAGGCCTTCACCTTCGCCTGCCCCGTGAAGACCCGCACGAAGACGCGGATGTAGAAGTCGGCGCTCACCGAGAGCAGCGGCACGATGAAGCGCTGGTAGCGGTTGGCGCAGCTGTCCAGGCTGTGCAGGATGATGCggagggcctgggggggggacacgcaTGGGACGGCCCTGacccgctgccccccaccccctgctgcCGGCAGGAGCGTGGTGGTCTCAAGgacgctgccccccccccccccccccccgcccagcgcTCACCATCTCATGGCAGAACTTGCCCTTGAGGGACACGGCCCCGTACTTGCTGTAACACGTCTCGGCGCTGTTCCCCGCCATCACGCCCATGTCCGTGCAGGTGAcgcagagcagccctggccggggcggggggtggtcaggggtgctgctgggaggacccaggtgtccgggaCACcgcccctgccccctccccggctgctgccgcTCACCTCCTTCGCTCACAGCCTGCACAGCAGCATCCAGGAAGGGTGCGGGGCTGCCGTAGGGGTCCAGGTCAATCACATCAAAGGGTTCCCTGTCTGCTTTGCACTGGTACATCAGCATCCTGGGGCGGGAAGGGGGGTCCTGGAGCAATGGGGACCCCAGCTGGGCCCCTGGGAGTCCCAGACCTGCCCTGGCCCTCAGGAAACCCCACAGGAACCAATACCTCTGTCAGCATGCACAGAGAAGGGACTGGTGGGGTACTCATAAACCAGCCCCACTTTGGGCCTGCATTCCTTGGGGCATAGAGATGGGATGACCCCTCTAACCAACCCTATGAGGATGCTGGGACCAGTCTAGGGCCCCCCCAGTACAGGGGAAAAacctcagcaaccccaccagGGCAGCTGGGACCACGGGCAGGGCGGcctgagggtgctgggggatgaACCAGAGTCCCGCTCCCCGCTGGGCTTTGGGGTGAGCTGCTGGGGGGCAGTACAGAGGGGGTACCTGGCATCAGCCATGCGGGGGGTCACCAGGTCCCCCACGCTGTTGAAGGCCACATTGCGCCTCATCAGCTCCACTGCACGGGCCGAGAAGTCGTTGGCCACCAcggcccgcagccccggcacctccttGGCAAAGCGGATGGAACGGAGCCCCGAGGCCGCCAGCGCCTCCAGGACCCGCAGCCCTCCCTGCGGGGAGGAGAGCGTGATGCCaaagggggctgggggagctggcggGGCAGAGACCCCAACGGGGGACGGAGGGGATGTGGCAgccccccctccctgcagccccccaaaGCACCTCGCACACTTCTCCTGGCTTTGCCATCCGCGGGGCCTCGGGGCCGTCGGGTGCCAGCgcagtgtcaccatccctgtcctcTGGCGGTTGGGGGCTGCTCGTGCCCATCTTCTCCTCCCCGGGAAGGATGACTGGAAAAGAAGTAGGGGGGCTGGTGGCAGAGTAGCGCCCGGGGGACGAGGACCCCGAGGACAGGGACAAAGGGGAACCCAGGAGACAGGGACCCCGAGATGGTACCTACCCCTGATCCCCTTCGGCTGCAGCTGGAGCCGAGCAAACTCTGTCACGACGGCACAGCTGGGGAGGGACAGTGTCAGGGGCACTTCTGGGGTGGCGGGGATGACCCCGAGCCCCCCATGGTACCCACTCTGGCAGCCCAGAACCCCCCCACATTCCTCCCAGGACACCCCAGAGCCCCCTGGGACAACCCAATGTGTCCCCCCCGACCCTCCTGGGacaccccagagccccccatCATCCCGCTAAGACAAGCCCGACCCTCCCACGACCCTCCCAGGactcctgggacccccagctccGCTCACGTCAGGTCACGGTTGAAGCCTTGCACAGGGTTGTAGAAGACCTCATTGGCGCTGGGGAAGAGGATGGTGGCTCGGCCTTCGGAGATGAGCGTCTCACCAGCCCCGGGGGGGCTCCCCGTGCCCGGGGAGGGCCCGGAGCCGTTGGGGGAGGTCCCGTCCATGGCAGGGGGACCGCGGGGGGGGCACAGGCTGGCTCCGCGAAAGGTGCTGAAGGCGGCCACTGGAGTGGAGGGTGAGGGGTGGGTTAACGCGGCACCGGAGCGACCCTGGGGGGGATGGGGTGGCTTtaggggtcccggggggggcgggggagacCCCCCCAAAAGTGGGAGCAACAAGCAAGGCCTGGGAGTGCGGGAAGAGCAAagccccccccgccgcgggaAGGAAAGGGGGGCAGCGGGGTTAGACACCCAGGACGGGACCGGGGGGACAGACCGGGGACAAACCCCCCAACACGTGGCGCGGGACGAGGCCGGGCGCCCCTAAGCCCTGCAGGCGCTTCGCCTGACCCCGCCCCCTCCGAGCCCCGCCCATTCggccccgccctgcccccgcCGGTCCCCCCCGCTCACCCGCCCGCGCCGCCCCACGCATCCTCCGCGCCGCCCCTCACATGGGCGCCGCCATGTTGCGACGGGCCGGGCGCGATCACGTGCTCACGGGCGGCGGACGGCGCCCCGCGAGGGCCATAAAGACTCCGCCCTTCGGGAAACCTGATCCCGGGGTGATGCGGGGGGATCC contains the following coding sequences:
- the MAN2B1 gene encoding lysosomal alpha-mannosidase; translated protein: MTAPASGMAVPGAVALLLPLLGAAAAAAGCGYQSCPPTRPGLLNVHLVPHTHDDVGWLKTVEQYFYGVRNEVQHAGVQYILDSVVAQLVANPSRRFIYAEVAFLARWWRQQDEATRRTVRQLVEQGRLEFVGGGWCMSDEAAAHYDPAIEQLALGRRFLRREFGACGTPRVAWQIDPFGHSRQLASVFAQMGYDGLFVGRVDYQDKAMREELREMEMLWRASGSLPPPAADLFTGILPNVYNPPSGFCWDQLCSDPPVVDEDSEENNVDSIVSTFLQIATSQAERYRTNHIIMTMGSDFHYENANLWFKNMDKLIAHVNARQANGSRVHVLYSTPSCYLWELHQANLSWSLKTDDFFPYADGPHQFWTGYFTSRPAFKRYERLSNNFLQICSQLEALAGPAAQEGPYGPGDSSVLREAVAVAQHHDAVTGTEKQHVADDYARQLAAGWESCQLLVANALASLSGSKENFIFCNALNISVCPLTETAGRFTVVLYNPLGRRVTWPIRLPVNGVSYAVTDPQGQPVPSEVIPISNFTRRLHRDGSSASWELLFQASAPPLGFSTFMVSRLSHGDPRAPPAWTQVLSQPREIQNEHVRVLFDPLTGHLKEIQNLDKSISLPVFQSFYWYNASVGNDESSQASGAYIFRPNSSKPIPVSSSKRVSLHLVKNALVQEVHQNFSSWCSQVVRLHAGQPYVELEWTVGPIPVADGWGKEIISRFETTLQTDARFYTDSNGRQILERRRDYRPTWNLSQTEPVAGNYYPVNSRIFIKDKKFQLTVLTDRSQGGSSIFDGSLELMVHRRLLYDDNRGVGEPLAELGANKQGLVVRGRHLVLLDTVESAADQHRLLAQEMFMAPYAVLAPGGGSSYRRGQPRLRQFSALRRELPPNVHLLTLTPWDPGTLLLRLEHQFERGESANGSQPVAIDLMNLFSAFTIISVQEMSLGADLPLDAISRLVWTPARGPAQPRSVPKLDPSRVTLQPMEIRTFLATVQYKVPGAGPWGA
- the TRMT1 gene encoding tRNA (guanine(26)-N(2))-dimethyltransferase isoform X1; its protein translation is MRGAARAVAAFSTFRGASLCPPRGPPAMDGTSPNGSGPSPGTGSPPGAGETLISEGRATILFPSANEVFYNPVQGFNRDLTCAVVTEFARLQLQPKGIRVILPGEEKMGTSSPQPPEDRDGDTALAPDGPEAPRMAKPGEVCEGGLRVLEALAASGLRSIRFAKEVPGLRAVVANDFSARAVELMRRNVAFNSVGDLVTPRMADARMLMYQCKADREPFDVIDLDPYGSPAPFLDAAVQAVSEGGLLCVTCTDMGVMAGNSAETCYSKYGAVSLKGKFCHEMALRIILHSLDSCANRYQRFIVPLLSVSADFYIRVFVRVFTGQAKVKASASKQALVYHCVGCGTHHLQRMGKITSHGTGFKYGAATGPPVGPTCEFCQQRHQLGGPMWAEPLHDSAFVERVLAALESSPGRFQTEQRMQGMLSVITEELGDVPLYYTLDGLSSTIHCNTPSLLQFRSALLHAGYRVSLSHACKNAVKTDAPPTVLWDIMRCWAKIHPVKRERLAETSPASRILSVEPTLQASFTLRDDANPSSRKRGLKRFPENPEAFWGPKARAKAGGGISPSLQEKRKRHQNKRTERTDDGASLKHFPCKRFKEGNCSLGTQCCYSHEGEPPAAPSP
- the TRMT1 gene encoding tRNA (guanine(26)-N(2))-dimethyltransferase isoform X2; amino-acid sequence: MDGTSPNGSGPSPGTGSPPGAGETLISEGRATILFPSANEVFYNPVQGFNRDLTCAVVTEFARLQLQPKGIRVILPGEEKMGTSSPQPPEDRDGDTALAPDGPEAPRMAKPGEVCEGGLRVLEALAASGLRSIRFAKEVPGLRAVVANDFSARAVELMRRNVAFNSVGDLVTPRMADARMLMYQCKADREPFDVIDLDPYGSPAPFLDAAVQAVSEGGLLCVTCTDMGVMAGNSAETCYSKYGAVSLKGKFCHEMALRIILHSLDSCANRYQRFIVPLLSVSADFYIRVFVRVFTGQAKVKASASKQALVYHCVGCGTHHLQRMGKITSHGTGFKYGAATGPPVGPTCEFCQQRHQLGGPMWAEPLHDSAFVERVLAALESSPGRFQTEQRMQGMLSVITEELGDVPLYYTLDGLSSTIHCNTPSLLQFRSALLHAGYRVSLSHACKNAVKTDAPPTVLWDIMRCWAKIHPVKRERLAETSPASRILSVEPTLQASFTLRDDANPSSRKRGLKRFPENPEAFWGPKARAKAGGGISPSLQEKRKRHQNKRTERTDDGASLKHFPCKRFKEGNCSLGTQCCYSHEGEPPAAPSP